The Paralichthys olivaceus isolate ysfri-2021 chromosome 9, ASM2471397v2, whole genome shotgun sequence genome contains a region encoding:
- the LOC109633021 gene encoding protocadherin beta-4-like, translating into MAYQQPLCKWRLYFGPHLVMVVFLLNFFLNVAGQIRYSIPEEMKKGSLIGNVAQDLGLDLKRLRSGRARIVTGENNQYAELKTDKGILVVSERIDREQLCGDVTPCSFSFEIILENPMELHPVKILIQDQNDNPPQVLYPVQTGGSLVAEMVPRSADVGYLVTKVVAVDVDSGQNAWLSYKLQRATDRALFEVGSQNGEIRTIRQVTDKDAVKQRLTVIVEDNGQPSRSATVVVNVAVADSFPEVLSEFTDFTHDKEYNDNLTFYLMLALAVVSFLFITCVVVIISVKIYRWRQSRVLYHSNLPVIPYYPPRYSDTLGTGTLQHVYNYEVCRTTDSRKSDCKFGRAGSQNVLIMDPSSTGTMQRIQSEKSILDEPDSPLEVSSV; encoded by the exons ATGGCGTATCAACAACCACTCTGCAAATGGCGTTTGTATTTCGGACCTCATCTGGTAATGGTTGTCTTTTTACTTAACTTCTTTCTTAACGTAGCTGGTCAGATACGCTACTCGATaccagaggagatgaagaagggCTCTCTTATCGGCAATGTAGCACAGGATCTCGGATTGGATCTGAAAAGGCTCCGCTCTGGTCGGGCCCGTATCGTGACCGGAGAAAACAACCAGTACGCAGAGCTGAAGACAGACAAAGGGATTCTAGTCGTGAGCGAGAGAATAGACCGAGAGCAGCTTTGTGGAGACGTGACACCGTGTAGTTTCAGCTTTGAAATTATTTTAGAAAACCCTATGGAGCTACACC CTGTGAAAATACTGATCCAGGACCAGAACGACAACCCCCCTCAGGTTCTGTACCCAGTCCAGACTGGTGGCTCTCTGGTGGCTGAGATGGTGCCTCGTTCAGCAGATGTGGGCTATCTGGTCACTAAAGTGGTGGCTGTGGATGTGGACTCTGGACAGAATGCCTGGCTCTCCTATAAACTGCAGAGAGCCACAGACAGGGCGCTGTTTGAAGTGGGCTCACAGAATGGAGAAATAAGAACTATCCGCCAAGTCACTGATAAAGACGCAGTGAAACAAAGACTGACTGTTATAGTGGAGGACAACGGGCAGCCCTCTCGTTCAGCTACAGTCGTTGTTAACGTGGCGGTGGCGGACAGCTTCCCTGAAGTGCTGTCGGAGTTCACTGACTTTACGCACGACAAGGAGTACAACGACAACCTGACTTTTTACTTAATGTTGGCTCTGGCTgtagtttccttcctcttcatcacatgtGTAGTGGTTATTATCTCAGTGAAAATCTACAGGTGGAGACAGTCTCGCGTCCTGTATCACTCCAATCTCCCTGTGATTCCATATTATCCACCACGTTACTCAGACACTTTGGGTACAGGGACTCTCCAACACGTGTACAATTACGAGGTGTGCAGGACGACTGACTCCAGAAAGAGTGACTGTAAGTTCGGCAGAGCTGGTAGTCAGAACGTGCTGATAATGGACCCCAGTTCTACAGGGACGATGCAGCggatacagagtgaaaagagcaTCCTGGATGAACCAGACTCTCCTCTAGAGGTGAGTTCAGTTTGA
- the LOC138411406 gene encoding protocadherin gamma-A10-like: MGFGMRCYARCVKWRFGCGRKWQLLFILFFCLNDIVSGHIRYSIPEEMKRGSLIGNVAQDLGLDLKRLRSGRARIITGENNQYTELKADKGILVVNERIDREQLCGDVTPCSFSFEVILENPMELHQITVEITDINDHSPTFKRNSLPFEISESANVGSRFPLTSAEDPDVGVNGLREYFLTENDNFILKQSSNADGKKYAEMVLQKTLDRETNPHLSLKLIAVDGGTPQRSGTVNINVTVLDANDNAPVFNQSVYKATVMENSPSGTYVTTVNASDADFGSNSLVTYHFSDLSSDFGKLFTIDEKTGVISITGVIDYEKEKKYELRVEGRDQGGLTDSSKVIIEVSDVNDNTPTISVMSFTSPVSEDSPPGTTIGIINIKDLDSGDNGQVNCIIEQNAPFKIKSNLRNYYTLVTDTVLDRESASEYNITVVATDAGIPPLSSKRTFHLKVSDVNDNAPVFSQSLYSAFIVENNSPGVSVLTLVAKDPDENQNARISYILEDTNVGGSPVSNYVSVNSESGVIHAVRSFDYEQIKQLELVVKAQDGGSPPLSSNVTVKILIQDQNDNPPQVLYPVQTGGSLVAEMVPRSADVGYLVTKVVAVDVDSGQNAWLSYKLQKATDRALFEVGSQNGEIRTIRQVTDKDAVKQRLTVIVEDNGQPSRSATVVVNVAVADSFPEVLSEFTDFTHDKEYNDNLTFYLVLALAVVSFLFITCVVVIISVKIYRWRQSRVLYHSNLPVIPYYPPRYSDTLGTGTLQHVYNYEVCRTTDSRKSDCKFGRAGSQNVLIMDPSSTGTMQRIQSEKSILDEPDSPLEVSCYTRSVRLCSCCFFQN; encoded by the coding sequence ATGGGATTTGGAATGCGATGCTACGCTCGGTGCGTAAAATGGCGCTTTGGCTGCGGACGGAAATGGCAGCTTCtgttcatcctttttttttgtctcaacGATATTGTCAGTGGTCATATCCGATATTCCATcccagaggagatgaagaggggCTCTCTTATCGGCAATGTAGCACAGGATCTTGGTTTGGATCTGAAAAGGCTTCGCTCCGGTCGGGCCCGTATCATAACTGGAGAAAACAACCAGTACACCGAGCTGAAAGCAGACAAAGGGATTCTAGTCGTGAATGAGAGAATAGACCGGGAGCAGCTTTGTGGAGACGTGACACCGTGTAGTTTCAGCTTTGAGGTAATTCTAGAAAACCCTATGGAGCTCCATCAGATTACAGTTGAAATTACAGACATAAATGATCATTCGCCCACGTTTAAAAGAAATAGCCTCCCGTTTGAAATCAGTGAATCAGCAAATGTTGGCTCTCGCTTTCCACTGACGAGTGCAGAAGACCCAGACGTGGGTGTTAATGGACTCAGAGAATACTTTTTGACCGAGAatgataattttattttaaaacaaagttcTAATGCAGATGGAAAGAAATACGCGGAGATGGTGCTTCAGAAGACtttagacagagagacaaatcctcatctgtctctgaaGCTGATAGCTGTAGACGGAGGAACTCCGCAAAGATCTGGcacagtgaatataaatgttacTGTTCTTGATGCAAATGATAATGCGCCTGTTTTTAATCAATCTGTGTACAAAGCTACAGTAATGGAAAATTCACCGAGTGGTACATATGTGACAACTGTTAATGCTAGTGACGCAGATTTTGGGTCAAACAGTCTAGTGACGTATCATTTTTCAGACCTCAGCAGTGATTTTGGTAAATTATTCACAATAGATGAAAAAACGGGCGTAATATCAATAACTGGTGTAATTGAttatgagaaagagaaaaaatacgAGCTCAGAGTTGAAGGGAGAGATCAAGGAGGTTTAACGGATTCAAGTAAAGTGATAATTGAAGTAAGTGATGTGAATGACAACACCCCCACTATTAGCGTGATGTCATTCACTAGTCCCGTGTCAGAGGACTCCCCTCCTGGAACAACTATTGGCatcataaatataaaagacCTCGATTCAGGTGATAACGGACAAGTTAACTGTATAATAGAACAAAACGCACCTTTTAAGATAAAATCTAATTTGAGAAACTATTATACATTAGTGACAGACACTGTGTTAGATCGTGAAAGTGCTTCAGAATATAATATCACTGTTGTTGCGACAGATGCAGGaattcctcctctctcatcgAAAAgaacttttcatttaaaggtctCTGATGTGAACGATAACGCCCCAGTGTTTTCACAAAGTCTTTACAGTGCGTTTATCGTAGAGAACAACTCACCTGGTGTTTCTGTTCTGACGCTCGTGGCCAAAGATCCCGATGAAAACCAAAACGCCCGAATATCTTATATTCTGGAGGATACAAATGTTGGTGGATCTCCAGTTTCCAATTATGTTTCTGTTAATTCCGAAAGCGGAGTGATACATGCAGTGCGCTCGTTTGATTATGAGCAAATAAAGCAGCTCGAGTTAGTAGTTAAAGCTCAGGATGGaggctctcctccactcagtaGTAACGTGACTGTGAAAATACTGATCCAGGACCAGAACGACAACCCCCCTCAGGTTCTGTACCCAGTCCAGACTGGTGGCTCTCTGGTGGCTGAGATGGTGCCTCGTTCAGCAGATGTGGGCTATCTGGTCACTAAAGTGGTGGCTGTGGATGTGGACTCTGGACAGAATGCCTGGCTCTCCTATAAACTGCAGAAAGCCACAGACAGGGCGCTGTTTGAAGTGGGCTCACAGAATGGAGAAATAAGAACTATCCGCCAAGTCACTGATAAAGACGCAGTGAAACAAAGACTGACTGTTATAGTGGAGGACAACGGGCAGCCCTCTCGTTCAGCTACAGTCGTTGTTAACGTGGCGGTGGCGGACAGCTTCCCTGAAGTGCTGTCGGAGTTCACTGACTTTACGCACGACAAGGAGTACAACGACAACCTGACTTTTTACTTAGTGTTGGCTCTGGCTgtagtttccttcctcttcatcacgtgtGTAGTGGTTATTATCTCAGTGAAAATCTACAGGTGGAGACAGTCTCGCGTCCTGTATCACTCCAATCTCCCTGTGATTCCATATTATCCACCACGTTACTCAGACACTTTGGGTACAGGGACTCTCCAACACGTGTACAATTACGAGGTGTGCAGGACGACTGACTCCAGAAAGAGTGACTGTAAGTTCGGCAGAGCTGGTAGTCAGAACGTGCTGATAATGGACCCCAGTTCTACAGGGACGATGCAGCggatacagagtgaaaagagcaTCCTGGATGAACCAGACTCTCCTCTAGAGGTGAGTTGCTATACGCGAAGTGTTAGATTatgcagttgttgtttttttcagaacTGA
- the LOC138411511 gene encoding protocadherin beta-11-like, translating to MGFGMRCYARCVKWRFGCGRKWQLLFILFFCFNDFVSGHIRYSIPEEMKRGSLIGNVAQDLGLDLKRLRSGRARIITGENNQYTELKADKGILVVNERIDREQLCGDVTPCSFSFEVILENPMELHQITVEITDINDHSPTFKRNSLPFEISESANVGSRFSLTSAEDLDVGVNGLREYFLTENDNFILKQSSNADGKKYAEMVLQKTLDRETNPHLSLKLIAVDGGTPQRSGTVNINVTVLDANDNAPVFNQSVYKATIMENSPSGTYVTTVNASDADFGSNSLVTYHFSDHSSGFGKLFTIDEKTGVISITGVIDYEKEKKYELRIDAKDQGGLTDASTVIIEISDVNDNTPTISVMSFTSPVSEDSPPGTTIGIINIKDLDSGDNGQVNCRIEQNAPFKIKSSLRNYYTLVTDTVLDRESASEYNITVVATDAGIPPLSSKRTFHLKVSDVNDNAPVFSQSLYSAFIVENNSPGVSVLTLVAKDPDENQNARISYILEDTNVGGSPVSNYVSVNSESGVIHAVRSFDYEQIKQLELVVKAQDGGSPPLSSNVTVKILIQDQNDNPPQVLYPVQTGGSLVAEMVPRSADVGYLVTKVVAVDVDSGQNAWLSYKLQKATDRALFEVGSQNGEIRTIRQVTDKDAVKQRLTVIVEDNGQPSRSATVVVNVAVADSFPEVLSEFTDFTHDKEYNDNLTFYLVLALAVVSFLFITCVVVIISVKIYRWRQSRVLYHSNLPVIPYYPPRYSDTLGTGTLQHVYNYEVCRTTDSRKSDCKFGRAGSQNVLIMDPSSTGTMQRIQSEKSILDEPDSPLEVSSCSLVSSPIISCVCLRALVNSCAPCPNFQDHGQHL from the coding sequence ATGGGATTTGGAATGCGATGCTACGCCCGGTGCGTAAAATGGCGCTTTGGCTGCGGACGGAAATGGCAGCTTCtgttcatcctttttttttgtttcaacgATTTTGTCAGTGGTCATATCCGATATTCAATaccagaggagatgaagaggggCTCTCTTATCGGCAATGTAGCACAGGATCTTGGTTTGGATCTGAAAAGGCTTCGCTCCGGTCGGGCCCGTATCATAACTGGAGAAAACAACCAGTACACCGAGCTGAAAGCAGACAAAGGGATTCTAGTCGTGAATGAGAGAATAGACCGGGAGCAGCTTTGTGGAGACGTGACACCGTGTAGTTTCAGCTTTGAGGTAATTCTAGAAAACCCTATGGAGCTCCATCAGATTACAGTTGAAATTACAGACATAAATGATCATTCGCCCACGTTTAAAAGAAATAGCCTCCCGTTTGAAATCAGTGAATCAGCAAATGTTGGCTCTCGCTTTTCCTTGACGAGTGCAGAAGACCTAGACGTGGGTGTTAATGGACTCAGAGAATACTTTTTGACCGAGAatgataattttattttaaaacaaagttctaatgcagatggaaaaaaatacGCGGAGATGGTGCTTCAGAAGACtttagacagagagacaaatcctcatctgtctctgaaGCTGATAGCTGTAGACGGAGGAACTCCGCAAAGATCTGGcacagtgaatataaatgttacTGTTCTTGATGCAAATGATAATGCGCCTGTTTTTAATCAATCTGTGTACAAAGCTACAATAATGGAAAATTCACCGAGTGGTACGTATGTGACAACTGTTAATGCTAGTGACGCAGATTTTGGGTCAAACAGTCTAGTGACGTATCATTTTTCAGACCACAGCAGTGGTTTTGGTAAATTATTCACAATAGATGAAAAAACGGGCGTAATATCAATAACTGGTGTAATTGAttatgagaaagagaaaaaatacgAGCTCAGAATTGATGCAAAAGATCAAGGAGGTTTGACAGATGCCAGTACAGTGATTATTGAAATAAGTGACGTGAATGACAACACCCCCACTATTAGCGTGATGTCATTCACTAGTCCCGTGTCAGAGGACTCCCCTCCTGGAACAACTATTGGCatcataaatataaaagacCTCGATTCAGGTGATAATGGACAAGTTAACTGTAGAATAGAACAAAACGCACCTTTTAAGATCAAATCTAGTTTGAGAAACTATTATACATTAGTGACAGACACTGTGTTAGATCGTGAAAGTGCTTCAGAATATAACATCACTGTTGTTGCGACAGATGCAGGaattcctcctctctcatcgAAAAgaacttttcatttaaaggtctCTGATGTGAACGACAACGCCCCAGTGTTTTCACAAAGTCTTTACAGTGCGTTTATCGTAGAGAACAACTCACCTGGTGTTTCTGTTCTGACGCTCGTGGCCAAAGATCCCGATGAAAACCAAAACGCCCGAATATCTTATATTCTGGAGGATACAAATGTTGGTGGATCTCCAGTTTCTAATTATGTTTCTGTTAATTCCGAAAGCGGAGTGATACATGCAGTGCGCTCGTTTGATTATGAGCAAATTAAACAGCTTGAGTTAGTAGTTAAAGCTCAGGATGGaggctctcctccactcagtaGTAACGTGACTGTGAAAATACTGATCCAGGACCAGAACGACAACCCCCCTCAGGTTCTGTACCCAGTTCAGACTGGTGGCTCTCTGGTGGCTGAGATGGTGCCTCGTTCAGCAGATGTGGGCTATCTGGTCACTAAAGTGGTGGCTGTGGATGTGGACTCTGGACAGAATGCCTGGCTCTCCTATAAACTGCAGAAAGCCACAGACAGGGCGCTGTTTGAAGTGGGCTCACAGAATGGAGAAATAAGAACTATCCGCCAAGTCACTGATAAAGACGCAGTGAAACAAAGACTGACTGTTATAGTGGAGGACAACGGGCAGCCCTCTCGTTCAGCTACAGTTGTTGTTAACGTGGCGGTGGCGGACAGCTTCCCCGAAGTGCTGTCGGAGTTCACTGACTTTACGCACGACAAGGAGTACAACGACAACCTGACTTTTTACTTAGTGTTGGCTCTGGCTgtagtttccttcctcttcatcacgtgtGTAGTGGTTATTATCTCAGTGAAAATCTACAGGTGGAGACAGTCTCGCGTCCTATATCACTCCAATCTCCCTGTGATTCCATATTATCCACCGCGTTACTCAGACACTTTGGGGACAGGGACTCTCCAACACGTGTACAATTACGAGGTGTGCAGGACGACTGACTCCAGAAAGAGTGACTGTAAGTTCGGCAGAGCTGGTAGTCAGAACGTGCTGATCATGGACCCCAGTTCTACAGGGACGATGCAGAGGATACAAAGTGAAAAGAGCATCCTGGATGAACCAGACTCTCCTCTAGAGGTGAGTTCATGTAGCCTCGTCTCTTCACCCataatttcctgtgtgtgtttacgtgcaTTAGTGAACAGTTGCGCGCCATGTCCTAAttttcaggaccatggacagcaTCTTTGA